CTGCTTCTTTTCGTTCAGGATACACGGCCACTACCGGACAGGCAAGAGCCACAGCAATATCACTCCACTGACAGACTCCCAGCCTGAGTTGCTGAAGGTCATAAAAAATAAAATTCCCGGGCCTGATGATGTCGATTCCTTCGAAACTATCGATAAGTGAACAGGATGGTGTATCTCCGCAACTTATCTCCATTTCAGGCTTAAGTGCTGAAAAAATGATTTTAAGTCCTGCAAGTTTTTCAATGGTTTCCTTTCCTATCCGGATAATTTCTTCTTCATTCCCAGCCTGATAAGTATTTCCGGAATGGCAATGAAAGCCTTTAAATTTCAAATGGGTGTCCCTTGTTAAATCTATAATGTTTTCAATGGTTTCAAGGTCGTCAGGATCAATACCGGAACGATGATAGCCATTATCAATTTCGATCAGATAGAAAGTTTTGTGATTGATGCCTGAAGAAATTTTCGAAACAGTTTCGGTACAAGAAATCAGAACAGTCAGGTGTATTTTCTCCGAAAGAGAATTGATCAGTTCAATTTCATCCGGATTGACAGGAAAAGCCACTGTAACGTTTTTCCAGCCGTGACGGGCAAAATACTCAGCCATTTTTAAAGAAGAAACGGTAATGGCCTCAATGCCGAGGTCAGCAAACCACCTCCCGATTTCAGCCGACTGGTGTGTTTTAAAATGAGGTTCGAGACGGCAGCCATTTTTTTTTGCCCTGAGAAGCATTCTGGCCATGTTGTTTTCACATTTGTCTTTGTCGAGCAGTAAAACAGGCCTGTGAATATTCATAAATGATTTGATTTAATGTCAAAAGTAAGCATTTTAAGCAGCGTATCAGCATAAGCAAAATTTTAAAAAAGTTATCCACAAAATTTGGTTATTCGAATCACGAAACAATATCTTTGTGGGAATTTGTGGGAATTTGTGGAAACACGGAAACAGATTTTTAACAAAATTTTCTTATGCCCGGACTTTTAGGAGAATATGAATGCAGACTTGACAGTAAAGGAAGAATAAAGCTTCCCACTGCCCTGCTGAAACAGCTGCCAGCCGAAGCAGACGGAAAATTTGTCATTAACCGTGGTTTTGAGCCTCATCTGGTTATTTATCCTAAAAATGAATGGGAAAAAATTACTGCAGATATTGATAAGCTGAACAACTACAACAGGAGCACACGTGAGTTCAGGCGATTTTTTTACCGCGG
This Sphingobacteriales bacterium DNA region includes the following protein-coding sequences:
- a CDS encoding alanine racemase — translated: MNIHRPVLLLDKDKCENNMARMLLRAKKNGCRLEPHFKTHQSAEIGRWFADLGIEAITVSSLKMAEYFARHGWKNVTVAFPVNPDEIELINSLSEKIHLTVLISCTETVSKISSGINHKTFYLIEIDNGYHRSGIDPDDLETIENIIDLTRDTHLKFKGFHCHSGNTYQAGNEEEIIRIGKETIEKLAGLKIIFSALKPEMEISCGDTPSCSLIDSFEGIDIIRPGNFIFYDLQQLRLGVCQWSDIAVALACPVVAVYPERKEAVINGGAVHLSKDYAVNPDGSKNFGAVCRFKGRGWDEPIKDVYIKSVSQEHGIISFPENQSFEVGEILCILPAHSCLTADCMRQYLTTDGKIIEMMPKV
- the mraZ gene encoding division/cell wall cluster transcriptional repressor MraZ; amino-acid sequence: MPGLLGEYECRLDSKGRIKLPTALLKQLPAEADGKFVINRGFEPHLVIYPKNEWEKITADIDKLNNYNRSTREFRRFFYRGASELVIDSAERLLLPKSLLEWAKIDKDVVLFAHTNMIEVWDSETYKNLLSNEPEDFAQLAENVMGSKRNDDSDS